In a genomic window of Tissierella sp. Yu-01:
- a CDS encoding NFACT RNA binding domain-containing protein, with translation MSFDGIVTNAVVNELISTIKGGRIDKIYQPEKDEILLTIHNKGINYRVVLSASSNNPRIYITNISKKNPMSPPMFCMLLRKHLTGGIVLNIEQFEMDRVVFIDISAVDELGQPTEKRLIIEIMGKHSNIILIDKPTLKIIDSVKRVTEEMSRIRQILPGSTYVYPPIKDKYNPRQTNYDEFKLLLNKENKNTAIYKFLYFNYLGLSPLISREICFKSNLEIDRTIYSLSDDDVSELYEEFSNIIKQINSGSYSPMYITTNNTMEIVAFHSLDINQFGSKNKVFIDNISKVLDIYYNKKDIVDRISQKSHSIRKAIQVKLDRAKSKLGKQMEELFDSKDREKYKIYADLISANIYKIPRGVDKIELENFYDENLGTMIIPLDVKLSPVENAQRYYKKYSKLKNANQLLLEQIPETENEIEYFENVLLGIDNATKVEELDEIKAELISEGYLKGNEKKLRKNKDTFASPQHYISSDGFNIYVGKNNRQNDYLTLKFAHKDDTWLHVQKMPGSHVIIKSDGKLIPDTTLEEAALLAAYFSRGKNSNHVPVDYTVRKNVRKPKNAKTGMVIYEDYKSIFVNPSLESVQKILKVED, from the coding sequence ATGTCTTTTGATGGTATTGTAACAAATGCGGTTGTTAATGAATTAATTAGTACAATTAAAGGTGGTAGAATAGATAAAATTTATCAACCTGAAAAAGATGAAATACTATTAACTATTCATAATAAAGGAATAAATTATAGAGTTGTACTATCTGCAAGTAGCAATAATCCTAGGATTTATATAACTAATATATCAAAGAAAAATCCAATGAGTCCACCAATGTTCTGTATGCTATTAAGAAAACACCTAACTGGCGGTATAGTTTTAAATATAGAGCAATTTGAAATGGACAGGGTTGTATTTATAGATATCTCCGCTGTTGATGAACTTGGGCAACCTACTGAAAAAAGACTCATTATAGAGATAATGGGTAAGCATAGTAATATTATATTAATTGATAAACCGACCCTAAAGATTATAGATTCAGTTAAGAGAGTTACTGAAGAAATGTCTAGAATAAGACAGATTTTACCTGGCTCAACATATGTATATCCACCTATAAAGGATAAATATAATCCTAGACAAACAAATTATGATGAATTTAAATTACTACTAAATAAGGAAAACAAAAATACTGCTATATATAAGTTCTTATATTTTAATTATCTAGGTTTAAGTCCACTTATTAGCAGAGAAATTTGTTTTAAATCTAATTTAGAAATTGATAGAACAATTTATAGTTTAAGTGATGATGATGTTTCAGAGCTGTATGAAGAATTTAGTAATATAATTAAGCAAATAAATAGTGGTTCTTATAGTCCTATGTATATAACTACAAATAATACTATGGAAATTGTAGCATTTCACAGCTTAGATATTAATCAATTTGGGTCCAAAAATAAAGTGTTTATAGATAACATCTCAAAGGTCTTAGATATATACTATAATAAAAAAGATATAGTTGATAGAATTAGTCAAAAATCACATTCCATAAGAAAAGCTATTCAAGTAAAATTAGATAGAGCTAAAAGCAAATTAGGAAAGCAAATGGAAGAATTATTTGATAGTAAAGATAGGGAAAAATATAAAATTTATGCTGACCTGATTTCTGCAAATATTTATAAGATCCCTCGAGGTGTAGATAAAATTGAATTAGAAAATTTTTATGATGAAAATCTAGGTACAATGATAATTCCACTAGATGTTAAATTATCACCAGTTGAAAATGCTCAAAGATATTATAAAAAGTATTCTAAATTAAAAAATGCAAATCAACTTCTATTAGAACAAATTCCGGAAACAGAAAATGAAATCGAGTATTTTGAAAATGTATTACTAGGAATAGATAATGCTACAAAGGTTGAGGAACTAGATGAAATAAAAGCAGAACTAATAAGCGAAGGATATTTAAAAGGTAATGAAAAGAAGCTAAGAAAAAATAAAGATACATTTGCTTCTCCTCAACATTATATATCATCTGATGGATTTAATATTTATGTTGGTAAAAATAATCGTCAAAATGACTATCTTACCTTGAAATTTGCTCATAAAGATGATACGTGGCTACATGTTCAAAAGATGCCAGGTAGCCATGTTATTATAAAGTCAGATGGAAAGTTAATACCTGATACTACCTTAGAAGAAGCTGCTTTATTAGCTGCATATTTTAGTAGAGGAAAAAATAGTAATCATGTACCAGTTGATTATACTGTAAGAAAAAATGTTAGAAAACCAAAGAATGCTAAGACCGGAATGGTGATATATGAGGACTACAAGTCAATATTCGTAAACCCGTCTTTAGAATCTGTACAAAAAATATTAAAGGTAGAAGATTAA
- the pyrR gene encoding bifunctional pyr operon transcriptional regulator/uracil phosphoribosyltransferase PyrR, with amino-acid sequence MITKAVIMDEKAISRATTRIANEILERNKGIKDLVLVGIKTRGVPFAGRLANKIKEIEGEDIPVFVLDISLYRDDLKEIDYIPRVNEEFKGIINDKIIVLVDDVIYTGRTVRAALDAIIDKGRPKKVQLAVLVDRGHRELPIRADFVGKNVPTSKSEVVGVKFIETDGLDEVVIKEKVED; translated from the coding sequence TTGATTACTAAAGCTGTAATAATGGATGAAAAGGCAATATCTAGAGCAACTACAAGAATAGCAAATGAAATACTGGAAAGAAATAAAGGAATAAAGGATTTAGTACTTGTAGGTATTAAAACAAGGGGTGTTCCCTTTGCTGGTAGATTAGCTAACAAAATTAAAGAGATTGAAGGTGAAGATATACCTGTATTTGTATTGGATATATCTTTGTATAGAGATGATTTAAAAGAGATTGATTATATTCCTCGTGTGAATGAAGAATTTAAAGGCATAATTAATGATAAAATAATAGTTCTAGTAGATGATGTTATATATACAGGAAGAACAGTACGGGCTGCATTGGATGCCATTATTGATAAAGGAAGACCAAAGAAAGTACAATTAGCTGTTCTAGTTGATAGGGGACATAGAGAATTGCCTATAAGGGCTGATTTTGTTGGTAAAAATGTACCAACTTCTAAGAGTGAAGTAGTAGGGGTAAAATTTATTGAAACTGATGGATTAGATGAAGTTGTTATAAAGGAAAAGGTAGAAGATTAA
- a CDS encoding RluA family pseudouridine synthase: protein MGLIELYVDGESNERLDFYLSTELDEISRTYIQKLIKDKRVEVNGIKKKSSYLVKEGDHIYIDLPEPKKLELISENIPLDIVYEDEDVVVINKPQNMVVHPAPGNYTGTLVNALLYHVDSLSSINGIIRPGIVHRLDKDTSGLLVVAKNDATHRDLSSQLKERKVYREYLALVHGVIKEDTGIINEPIGRDPKNRKKMTVIYTNSKEAITNYWVINRYSKYTLVKVKLQTGRTHQIRVHFSHMKHPVVGDPVYSNGKNEFNLEKQLLHARKIGFIHPRTKEEMEFECDLPEPFTNIVEKLEKRG from the coding sequence ATGGGACTTATAGAGCTTTATGTTGATGGGGAATCTAATGAAAGGTTGGATTTTTATCTATCTACTGAATTAGATGAAATATCTAGAACATATATTCAAAAATTAATAAAAGATAAAAGAGTTGAAGTCAATGGAATAAAAAAGAAATCCAGTTATTTAGTAAAAGAAGGAGATCACATATATATTGATTTACCGGAACCTAAAAAATTAGAGCTGATTTCTGAAAATATACCATTAGATATAGTATATGAAGATGAAGATGTTGTGGTAATTAATAAACCACAAAACATGGTTGTGCATCCAGCCCCTGGGAACTATACAGGTACACTAGTAAATGCTCTTTTATATCATGTTGATAGTTTATCATCTATCAATGGTATAATAAGACCTGGTATAGTACATAGATTAGATAAGGATACATCAGGTTTGCTTGTAGTTGCTAAGAACGATGCAACTCATAGAGATTTATCAAGCCAATTAAAGGAAAGAAAAGTATACAGAGAATATTTAGCTCTAGTCCATGGTGTTATAAAAGAAGATACAGGCATTATTAACGAACCTATAGGAAGAGACCCTAAAAATAGGAAGAAGATGACTGTAATTTATACCAATAGCAAAGAAGCAATAACAAATTATTGGGTCATTAATCGATATTCAAAATATACATTAGTAAAGGTGAAATTACAAACTGGTAGAACTCACCAGATAAGAGTTCATTTTTCGCATATGAAGCATCCTGTTGTTGGAGACCCTGTTTACTCTAACGGTAAAAATGAATTTAACTTAGAGAAGCAACTACTTCATGCTAGAAAGATTGGTTTTATCCATCCTAGAACTAAAGAGGAGATGGAGTTTGAATGTGATTTACCAGAACCATTTACTAATATTGTAGAAAAATTAGAAAAAAGAGGGTGA
- the lspA gene encoding signal peptidase II, with translation MIYILLTALIIAFDQVSKFAAIKYLKGQEPYVIIKNYFELRYVENYGAAFGILQQKRIIFVVITTLVLIFILVFLYRNHNTLTVMAKLSISLFIGGAIGNFIDRVRLGYVVDFIRVNIFNIYDFPVFNIADIFIVSGTILIIYIVLFDKYEKIKR, from the coding sequence TTGATATACATATTATTAACAGCATTAATTATAGCTTTTGATCAAGTAAGTAAATTTGCAGCAATTAAATATCTAAAAGGACAAGAACCATATGTAATTATTAAGAATTATTTTGAACTAAGATATGTGGAGAATTACGGGGCAGCATTTGGTATTCTACAACAAAAAAGAATTATTTTTGTTGTTATTACTACTTTAGTTTTAATATTTATATTAGTATTCCTTTATAGGAATCATAATACGCTTACGGTCATGGCAAAGTTATCTATTTCACTATTTATAGGAGGAGCAATAGGTAATTTTATTGATAGAGTTAGACTAGGTTATGTAGTGGATTTTATAAGAGTGAACATCTTTAATATTTATGATTTTCCAGTGTTTAATATAGCTGATATTTTTATAGTATCTGGTACGATACTGATAATATACATAGTACTTTTTGATAAATATGAAAAAATAAAGAGGTAG
- a CDS encoding TraR/DksA C4-type zinc finger protein gives MERAKLQHFKEKLIDEKKKVLRTLNNMTNMEEYGSMDNYYNELSQYDNHPADVGTEVFMREQDEGFKNNFKNQLREIEDSLKDIKEGNYGICKNCNKEIKENRLEAIPYVKTCLECSEELSNSTNLFESIDDDYITSYSQNKEGELIFDREDTYQELAQMEMVPGDPSFSTGDYIGVTDEQNESDEIDVENISQEYYDETLK, from the coding sequence ATGGAAAGAGCAAAACTACAACATTTTAAAGAAAAATTAATAGATGAGAAAAAGAAAGTATTAAGAACGTTGAATAATATGACCAATATGGAGGAATACGGCTCTATGGATAATTATTATAATGAATTATCACAATATGATAATCATCCTGCAGATGTTGGAACTGAAGTCTTTATGCGTGAACAAGATGAAGGTTTCAAAAATAATTTTAAAAACCAACTACGAGAAATAGAAGATTCATTAAAAGATATTAAAGAAGGGAACTATGGTATTTGCAAGAATTGTAATAAAGAAATAAAGGAGAATAGACTAGAGGCAATTCCTTATGTTAAAACCTGCTTAGAGTGTTCAGAAGAATTAAGCAATTCAACTAATCTTTTCGAATCAATAGATGATGACTATATAACTTCTTATAGCCAAAATAAAGAAGGAGAATTGATATTTGATAGAGAGGATACTTATCAAGAGTTAGCCCAAATGGAGATGGTGCCAGGTGATCCTTCTTTTTCTACTGGAGATTATATTGGAGTAACTGATGAACAGAATGAAAGTGATGAAATCGATGTAGAGAATATATCTCAAGAGTATTATGATGAAACATTAAAATAA
- a CDS encoding DivIVA domain-containing protein: MITPLDIQNKEFKRTIFGYSAKTVDTFLDEIIIDYERIYKENIELKDKINLLSDQIRQFNTMEDTLKNTLVVAQTTADEVTSSARQKAENIIADAELSGKKLIDQAHEDVRNIKKEYESLKREIYMFKARYQSFLQSQLISMEDFYKNEKDTDTDIVEELDNMGA, from the coding sequence ATGATAACACCATTAGATATTCAAAATAAAGAATTTAAAAGAACTATTTTTGGTTATAGTGCTAAAACAGTAGATACCTTTTTAGACGAAATTATTATTGATTATGAAAGAATTTATAAAGAAAATATAGAGTTAAAAGACAAGATAAATTTGTTATCTGATCAAATAAGACAGTTTAATACGATGGAAGATACCTTAAAGAATACTCTAGTTGTTGCTCAAACAACTGCAGATGAAGTAACTTCCTCTGCAAGGCAAAAGGCCGAGAATATCATAGCAGATGCTGAGCTTTCTGGTAAAAAATTAATTGATCAGGCCCATGAAGATGTTAGAAATATTAAAAAAGAATATGAGAGTTTAAAAAGAGAAATCTACATGTTTAAAGCAAGATATCAATCATTCCTTCAGTCTCAATTGATATCTATGGAGGATTTTTATAAAAATGAAAAGGATACTGATACTGATATAGTTGAAGAGTTAGACAATATGGGAGCTTAA
- a CDS encoding YlmH/Sll1252 family protein: MKINRESYISHIKDVDKQILMRKLIDKIEISKNKHTIEYTDFLDPYERYLAKSILNRFDELKYIEYGGTSNSERRIIIIYPFYYDKSDIDPRLSYLRITGDIQDLSHKDFLGALLGLGINRSKVGDIQVHCTYTDIILKDELGDFLLINFNKVSNKKISVSEISQNDLADPSVEFKEINKFITSLRLDAILSITYNISRQDSINMIKSGKVKVNWEEITKPSKELDLEDVISTKGYGRAILHSIDGMSKKGRLLITVRILI, encoded by the coding sequence ATGAAAATAAATAGGGAGTCATATATTTCTCATATAAAGGACGTTGATAAACAAATCCTGATGAGAAAACTAATAGATAAAATTGAAATCTCTAAAAATAAACATACAATCGAATATACAGATTTTTTAGATCCATACGAAAGATATCTCGCCAAGTCAATATTAAATAGATTTGATGAGCTAAAATATATTGAATATGGTGGGACAAGTAATAGTGAACGAAGAATAATTATTATTTATCCTTTTTATTATGATAAATCTGATATTGATCCAAGGCTAAGTTATTTAAGAATTACAGGTGATATTCAGGACTTATCTCATAAGGATTTTCTAGGTGCTTTATTGGGATTAGGTATAAATAGGTCAAAGGTAGGAGACATTCAAGTACATTGTACTTATACTGATATTATTTTAAAAGATGAATTAGGCGATTTTCTTCTCATCAACTTCAATAAAGTAAGTAATAAAAAAATATCTGTGTCCGAGATTAGTCAAAATGACCTTGCAGATCCTTCTGTAGAATTTAAAGAAATAAATAAATTTATTACATCCTTGAGATTAGATGCAATACTAAGTATCACTTATAATATTTCTAGACAGGATAGTATTAATATGATTAAATCTGGGAAAGTTAAAGTAAATTGGGAGGAAATTACTAAACCGTCTAAGGAATTAGATTTAGAAGATGTAATATCAACTAAAGGATATGGTAGAGCAATTTTGCATTCAATTGACGGTATGAGTAAGAAAGGCAGGCTTTTAATAACTGTTCGAATACTAATTTAA
- a CDS encoding YggT family protein, with product MTIFLRTLEIFFELMEILIIIRVFMSIFRISYDNALGRIVYEITEPIITPAKILLNKLGLDRGMFDFSPWIAIFLLRIVYSLIMRVM from the coding sequence ATGACTATATTTTTAAGAACATTGGAAATATTTTTTGAACTAATGGAGATTCTAATAATCATTAGGGTATTCATGAGTATTTTTAGAATTTCTTATGATAATGCTTTAGGAAGAATTGTATATGAAATTACTGAGCCAATAATTACCCCAGCTAAGATTTTGTTAAATAAACTTGGGCTGGATAGAGGTATGTTTGATTTTTCACCATGGATAGCTATTTTTTTGTTAAGAATAGTTTATTCCTTAATTATGAGGGTCATGTGA
- the sepF gene encoding cell division protein SepF, translating into MSNFMDKFKYFIGIDDYEEELVEEQEEEVLDIPAATTTKKFNNKVVNIHTNSNMKIAVHEPLSYEEAPTIVDDLKSRKAVVVNFEQLDSGVKRQIFDFINGGLYAIEGRIQKVNKDIFILAPSNVEIDGLKDELKNRGIFPW; encoded by the coding sequence ATGAGTAATTTTATGGACAAGTTTAAATATTTTATTGGAATTGATGATTATGAAGAAGAATTAGTAGAAGAACAAGAGGAAGAGGTACTTGATATACCTGCTGCCACTACGACTAAAAAGTTTAATAATAAAGTGGTTAATATCCATACTAATAGTAATATGAAAATCGCTGTTCATGAGCCACTTAGCTATGAAGAGGCACCAACTATAGTTGATGATTTAAAATCAAGAAAAGCAGTAGTAGTAAATTTTGAACAACTGGATTCTGGTGTTAAAAGACAGATATTTGATTTTATAAATGGTGGTTTATACGCCATAGAAGGTAGAATACAAAAAGTAAATAAGGATATATTCATACTAGCGCCAAGCAATGTTGAGATCGATGGACTAAAAGATGAATTAAAAAATAGGGGGATATTCCCTTGGTAA
- a CDS encoding YggS family pyridoxal phosphate-dependent enzyme, translated as MSIRDNLLYINDKIENAKIKSGRKDDVKLIAVTKTIDIDRIKEAIELGVTDIGENKVQELELKIPVLGNSINYHMIGYLQTNKVKYIVDKVNLIHSLDRISLAKEIDKRAKSNDIIVDTLIQINVAEEETKSGLKVEEVLSFTEEVLRLENIRIKGLMTIAPFTEDKKLLRNIFRTMAQIKEDIKSRNYQNLSMDFLSMGMTNDYEIAIEEGANLIRVGTGIFGKRNY; from the coding sequence ATAAGCATTAGGGATAATTTACTTTATATTAATGACAAAATTGAAAATGCCAAGATAAAATCAGGCAGAAAAGATGATGTTAAATTAATTGCTGTTACCAAAACAATTGATATAGATAGAATAAAAGAAGCAATTGAATTAGGAGTTACAGACATTGGTGAAAACAAAGTACAGGAACTAGAGTTAAAAATTCCGGTTCTAGGTAATAGCATTAATTATCATATGATAGGGTATCTTCAAACTAATAAGGTAAAATACATAGTTGATAAGGTGAACCTTATTCATTCATTAGACAGAATTTCTTTAGCAAAAGAAATTGATAAAAGAGCTAAATCTAATGATATAATTGTAGATACACTAATACAGATAAATGTAGCAGAAGAGGAAACTAAATCAGGCTTGAAAGTAGAAGAGGTCTTATCCTTTACTGAAGAAGTATTAAGATTAGAAAACATAAGGATAAAAGGATTAATGACTATTGCTCCATTTACTGAAGATAAAAAACTACTTAGAAACATATTTAGAACTATGGCACAAATAAAAGAAGATATTAAAAGTAGAAATTATCAAAACTTATCAATGGATTTTTTATCAATGGGTATGACAAATGATTATGAAATTGCTATTGAAGAAGGAGCAAATTTAATTAGAGTAGGTACTGGAATATTTGGAAAGAGAAACTATTAG
- a CDS encoding HlyD family efflux transporter periplasmic adaptor subunit codes for MSQTEKKVKGRMKKRLCIGLFVFISIYFLISLITIMFSHSDDTILPDTGVIYSKTSGQGIVIKEEYVYYSEGSGQLNLLIDEGIRVPAGTEVANIVMVKDEASINNEIKNVEDKINKLLDTNAKSIIKNINSEEKLDNINSIIEGIQTNIKNENYEAVGGNINNLSNLSNGLIPEETLINQSLEALYQEKERLVGQLNSNFIRYFSKEPGIVSYEVDGYENVYLPKEFENYTYEKLTINDMKDKDENKSLDVSSGQPIFKIINNFEWYMAIKIEDITDIKLYETGQTMLIELDNGTELKGKIIAINITGDKAVIVLKLNTYIHQDYNLRFPLLNIVHYKKEGLKIPTKVIIEKDGKKGVLIKDINGIVVFKQISVLGEEDEYSIIDKGNNNGYIEENGKSYKTVTLYDEIFVDPLAVSEGEILR; via the coding sequence ATGTCACAAACTGAAAAAAAAGTTAAAGGCAGAATGAAGAAAAGGTTATGTATTGGCTTATTTGTGTTCATTTCAATATATTTTTTAATTAGTTTAATAACTATCATGTTTAGTCATTCAGACGATACTATATTACCTGATACTGGTGTTATTTACAGTAAAACCAGTGGACAAGGTATAGTAATTAAAGAAGAGTATGTATATTATTCCGAAGGAAGTGGACAACTTAACTTATTGATAGATGAAGGCATAAGAGTTCCTGCTGGAACAGAAGTTGCTAATATTGTCATGGTTAAAGATGAAGCAAGTATTAATAATGAGATAAAGAATGTTGAAGATAAAATAAATAAATTATTGGATACTAATGCAAAGTCTATAATTAAAAATATTAATAGTGAAGAAAAATTAGATAATATAAATAGTATAATAGAGGGAATTCAAACTAATATAAAGAACGAGAATTATGAAGCCGTTGGAGGCAATATAAATAATCTAAGTAATTTGTCTAATGGATTAATTCCAGAAGAAACGCTAATCAATCAAAGTTTAGAAGCTTTATATCAAGAAAAAGAAAGGTTAGTTGGTCAATTAAATAGTAATTTTATCAGATATTTTTCGAAAGAACCTGGCATAGTATCATATGAAGTTGATGGATATGAAAATGTTTATTTACCAAAAGAATTTGAAAATTATACATATGAGAAACTGACTATAAATGATATGAAAGATAAGGATGAAAATAAATCTTTAGACGTATCATCGGGTCAACCAATATTCAAGATTATCAATAATTTTGAATGGTACATGGCTATAAAAATCGAAGATATTACCGATATTAAATTATATGAAACTGGACAAACTATGCTTATTGAATTAGATAATGGTACTGAATTAAAAGGTAAGATTATTGCAATAAATATTACTGGAGATAAGGCTGTTATCGTTTTAAAATTAAATACCTATATTCATCAAGACTACAATTTAAGATTTCCATTGTTAAATATTGTACACTATAAGAAGGAAGGGCTTAAAATCCCAACTAAAGTAATAATTGAAAAAGATGGTAAAAAGGGAGTTCTTATAAAAGATATTAATGGGATAGTAGTATTTAAACAGATATCAGTACTTGGTGAAGAAGATGAATATTCAATAATAGATAAAGGTAATAATAATGGTTATATCGAAGAAAATGGAAAATCTTATAAGACAGTAACATTATATGATGAAATTTTTGTAGATCCATTAGCCGTATCTGAAGGAGAAATATTAAGATAA
- the spoIVA gene encoding stage IV sporulation protein A → MEAFDIYKDIADRTDGDIYAGIVGPVRTGKSTFIKRFMELLVLPNMDNSHKKERAKDELPLSGSGRTIMTTEPKFVPNEAVELILKDNVKFKVRMVDCVGYLVKGALGHEEDQLPRMVTTPWNDHAIPFEEAAEIGTKKVIKDHSTIGFVITTDGSITDIDRANYIKSEERVISELKEIEKPFIIILNSKHPNLDSTIALKDSLENKYGVSVVSMDCLNMEVSDVERVFEKLLYEFPVKEININLPGWVDGLPKNHWIKANIMNSLKSNIIDLEKLNQVNGCLSTLGEVDIIKDVDIQEIKLGEGVVFADIQLEEGLFYRILKELTGYEIEGDYQILNLVSKLSETKKKYDKIEKAIVDAKEIGYGLVSPDQEELQLAEPEIYRQGNRFGVKLTASAPTLHVLRADISTEVAPLIGTEKQSEELLQYFLSEFENEPSKVWQSKLFGKSLYELVNDELTGKITTLPEDYRQKLRKALEKILNDSSGGLICIII, encoded by the coding sequence GTGGAAGCTTTCGATATATACAAGGATATAGCTGATAGAACGGATGGAGATATTTATGCTGGAATAGTCGGACCAGTTAGGACAGGTAAATCTACTTTTATAAAAAGATTCATGGAGCTATTAGTTCTACCAAATATGGATAATAGTCACAAGAAGGAGCGTGCAAAGGATGAACTGCCTCTAAGTGGATCTGGAAGAACAATAATGACTACAGAGCCAAAATTCGTACCTAATGAGGCAGTTGAGTTAATCCTTAAAGACAATGTAAAGTTTAAGGTTAGAATGGTTGATTGTGTAGGATATCTGGTAAAAGGAGCATTGGGACATGAAGAGGATCAACTGCCTAGAATGGTAACAACTCCTTGGAATGACCATGCAATACCATTTGAAGAAGCTGCAGAAATTGGTACTAAAAAAGTTATTAAAGACCATTCTACTATTGGATTTGTAATTACTACAGATGGGTCTATAACCGATATAGACAGAGCAAATTACATTAAATCCGAAGAAAGGGTTATAAGTGAACTAAAAGAAATTGAAAAGCCGTTTATAATTATACTTAATTCTAAGCATCCAAATCTAGATAGTACTATAGCTCTCAAAGATAGTCTAGAAAATAAATATGGAGTTTCTGTAGTTTCTATGGATTGCTTGAATATGGAAGTATCTGATGTTGAGAGAGTATTTGAAAAGCTGCTTTATGAATTCCCAGTAAAAGAAATAAATATAAATCTACCGGGATGGGTAGATGGTCTTCCTAAGAATCACTGGATTAAAGCTAATATTATGAATTCATTAAAAAGTAATATTATCGATTTGGAAAAACTAAATCAAGTAAATGGCTGTTTATCAACATTAGGAGAAGTCGATATCATTAAAGATGTAGATATACAAGAAATTAAACTTGGTGAAGGTGTGGTATTTGCTGACATTCAACTTGAAGAAGGACTATTCTATCGTATTTTAAAAGAACTTACTGGATATGAAATAGAAGGTGATTATCAAATATTAAATTTAGTTTCAAAATTATCAGAAACAAAAAAGAAATACGATAAAATTGAAAAAGCAATAGTTGATGCAAAAGAAATAGGTTATGGATTAGTAAGCCCGGATCAGGAAGAGCTACAATTAGCTGAACCAGAAATTTATAGGCAAGGAAATAGATTTGGTGTTAAGCTTACAGCAAGTGCTCCGACTTTACATGTTTTGCGTGCAGATATATCGACAGAGGTAGCCCCATTAATTGGGACTGAAAAACAGTCTGAAGAGCTATTGCAGTACTTCTTATCTGAATTTGAGAATGAGCCTAGTAAGGTATGGCAGTCTAAGTTATTTGGCAAATCTCTATATGAATTAGTAAACGATGAACTAACTGGGAAAATCACTACTTTACCAGAGGATTATAGACAAAAGCTTAGAAAAGCTCTTGAAAAAATTCTTAACGATAGTAGCGGAGGGTTAATCTGTATAATAATATAG